The Helianthus annuus cultivar XRQ/B chromosome 16, HanXRQr2.0-SUNRISE, whole genome shotgun sequence genome includes a window with the following:
- the LOC110889956 gene encoding putative glycerol-3-phosphate transporter 4 produces MSRLRGIPPGILIIRSIRGKDWSLKTYRYLILLVTFIAYTAYHASRKPSSIVKSVLDPLPLKDSSSSNHVLPWPIGDVFIKSNLNDTTNSEDPGWAPFNGKDGTSKLGEIDVAFLAVYSLGMYVAGHLGDTLDLRLFLTTGMIASGIFVGLFGMGYFWNVHKFWYFLAMQMLAGLFQATGWPSVVAVIGNWFGKRRRGLIMGVWNAHTSVGNISGSLLAASVLDYGWGWSFILPGAFIVVAGVMVYLFLAAYPEDVGFPYPSDSSPNARGTIRDDTMWEEGTSNDEEAPVPRISSVNRKGVGFVGACFIPGVIPFALCLFFSKLVAYTFLFWLPFYLSQTEIGGERMSVKSAGNLSTLFDVGGIVGGILAGYISDKLRARATTAASFMYAAIPSMLLYRSYGNISKTTNIILMIIAGLFVNGPYALITTAVSADLGTHSSLKGDSRALATVTAIIDGTGSIGAALGPLLTGFLSTKGWDAVFAMLMIGACIAGLLLSRLVCTELTDRTASNSPRGLSNVQVQAPLSQSLLRDGRR; encoded by the exons ATGAGCAGATTAAGAGGAATTCCCCCAGGTATTTTAATCATAAGAAGCATCAGGGGTAAAGATTGGAGCTTAAAAACGTATAGATATCTAATTCTGTTAGTTACATTCATCGCGTACACTGCCTATCACGCTTCCAGAAAACCTAGCAGCATCGTCAAAAGCGTCTTGGATCCCCTCCCACTCAAGGACTCCTCCTCCTCCAATCATGTCCTCCCGTGGCCGATTGGCGACGTTTTCATTAAATCCAACCTGAATGATACTACTAATTCCGAGGATCCGGGGTGGGCTCCCTTCAACGGCAAGGACGGTACCTCGAAATTGGGGGAAATAGATGTTGCATTTCTGGCTGTTTATTCCTTAGGGATGTATGTTGCCGGTCATTTAGGGGATACCTTGGATCTCCGGTTGTTTCTAACAACTGGGATGATTGCCAGTGGGATATTCGTTGGGTTGTTCGGGATGGGTTACTTTTGGAATGTTCATAAGTTTTGGTACTTTTTAGCTATGCAAATGTTGGCTGGCTTGTTTCAGGCAACCGGATGGCCCTCCGTGGTTGCCGTCATTGGTAACTGGTTTGGTAAACGAAGGAGAGGCTTGATAATGGGGGTATGGAATGCCCACACCTCTGTAGGTAATATTAGTGGTTCGCTTCTTGCGGCTAGTGTCTTGGATTACGGTTGGGGTTGGTCCTTTATTCTTCCTGGGGCCTTTATTGTGGTTGCTGGAGTTATGGTGTATCTCTTCCTGGCTGCTTATCCCGAAGACGTGGGCTTTCCTTATCCCAGTGATTCTTCTCCGAATGCAAGAGGAACCATCCGCGATGATACTATGTGGGAAGAAGGTACTTCCAATGATGAAGAAGCGCCTGTCCCCAGAATTTCCTCTGTCAACCGAAAAGGGGTTGGATTTGTTGGAGCTTGTTTTATACCTGGAGTTATTCCCTTTGCATTATGCCTCTTCTTTTCCAAACTTGTAGCATACACATTTCTCTTTTGGTTGCCCTTCTATCTTAGCCAAACAG AAATTGGCGGAGAGCGTATGTCCGTAAAATCTGCAGGAAACCTGTCTACTCTGTTTGATGTAGGTGGGATTGTGGGTGGAATTTTAGCCGGATATATATCTGATAAACTTAGGGCCCGAGCCACAACAGCAGCCAGTTTTATGTATGCAGCCATTCCATCAATGCTTTTATATCGTTCATATGGAAACATCTCGAAAACCACCAACATCATACTCATGATTATTGCGGGTTTATTTGTTAACGGTCCATACGCACTTATAACAACAGCAGTCTCTGCAGATCTTGGTACACACAGTTCCCTAAAAGGTGATTCTCGGGCCTTGGCAACCGTAACTGCTATTATTGACGGTACTGGTTCCATTGGGGCTGCTTTGGGCCCGCTTTTGACTGGTTTCCTTTCAACAAAAGGGTGGGATGCGGTATTTGCTATGTTGATGATTGGTGCATGTATTGCGGGTTTACTTTTAAGTCGTTTGGTGTGTACTGAACTCACTGATAGAACCGCTTCAAATAGTCCTCGTGGACTGAGCAATGTCCAAGTCCAAG CTCCTTTATCGCAATCACTTTTACGCGACGGGAGGAGGTAG